From the genome of Lentimonas sp. CC4, one region includes:
- a CDS encoding PEP-CTERM sorting domain-containing protein — protein sequence MKKIISTLFISSLVAGSASASVILNNSFESSFDDWTVVDTSANLSRNATDLGGATYHGDATAGGGSALGANRAFANLNGAGQSSSLTAFVYVDGTLDNTGTKETIAAGQYAFTMAIGNKDGGNSYDDNGDIELTLGYLTTADDISSFTSFESLSMTAVAVKTAITENTWADITVIGTVLDTDVAIIGSQLAVQFTTTRTTVGVNNNNQTSFDYARVASVPEPSTYALLAGLFGLGHVMVRRRRS from the coding sequence ATGAAAAAAATCATCTCTACATTATTTATCAGCTCGCTGGTCGCTGGGTCGGCTTCGGCCAGCGTGATTTTGAACAACAGCTTTGAGTCCAGCTTTGATGACTGGACAGTTGTTGATACTTCCGCGAATTTGAGCAGAAACGCGACTGACCTTGGTGGCGCGACTTACCATGGAGACGCGACTGCGGGTGGTGGTAGCGCTTTGGGAGCCAACCGTGCGTTTGCCAATTTGAATGGGGCTGGTCAATCTTCCTCTCTAACGGCATTTGTTTATGTTGATGGCACTCTCGATAACACGGGAACCAAGGAGACAATTGCTGCGGGGCAGTATGCGTTTACAATGGCGATCGGCAACAAGGATGGGGGCAATTCTTATGACGACAATGGCGACATCGAGTTGACACTTGGCTATCTTACGACTGCGGATGACATCTCTAGTTTCACAAGCTTTGAGTCTCTGAGTATGACAGCTGTCGCAGTCAAGACGGCGATTACTGAAAATACATGGGCGGATATCACTGTGATTGGAACGGTCCTAGACACGGATGTTGCCATTATTGGGAGTCAACTGGCTGTTCAGTTTACTACGACTCGCACAACTGTTGGTGTGAATAACAACAACCAGACCAGCTTCGACTACGCACGCGTAGCATCCGTTCCTGAGCCATCCACCTACGCACTGCTTGCAGGCTTGTTTGGGCTTGGTCACGTGATGGTTCGTCGCCGTCGTAGCTAG